The segment TAATTTAAAAATCACCTATCCCAAAGATTTGGCGCTGGCGAATGCTATTCTGGCTAGTCAAGAGGTATGCTTATCATGATTCGAATTGGTCATGGTTATGATATTCATCGCCTGGAATCAAATGTGCAAAAAAATGGTATTATTTTAGGCGGAATTGAGATCCCTTATGAAAAAAATTTTGTTGCACATTCGGATGGAGATGTGCTCATTCATGCATTAATTGATGCCTTATTAGGTGCTGCTGGATTAGGGGATATTGGTCAACATTTTCCAGATACGGATCCAAAATACAAGAATGCAGATTCGCGTATCTTATTGCAAAATGTTTTACAAAAAATAACAAAGCTTAATTACTGCGTTAATAATGTAGATATTACTATTATTGCGGAGAAACCCAAATTGGCGCCTCATATCTCAACGATGAGAGAATGTTTGGCAGCGGAACTGCAAATTTCTTATGCTGATGTAAATGTCAAAGCTAAAACCAATGAGCAGTGTGATGCAGTAGGGCATCGTGAAGCGATTGTTGTTTTTGCTGTCGTGACCTTGCTAAATGATTCATTGATGGAGAAAGTAGTTTGAGCGAAAATACTAAAACGCAAATTTTAATCAGTAATGATGACGGCGTGCATGCACCCGGTATTGCACATTTAGCAACATCCCTTTCTGAGCTTGCCGATATTATTGTTGTTGCACCAGATAGAGATAGAAGTGCAGCCAGCAATTCTTTAACCTTGGATCAGCCTTTACGTGTCATTAAGCAACCGAATGGTTTTTATTCTGTCACAGGGACACCAACAGACAGTGTGCATATTGCCATTACAGGTTGGCTAGACAGCCATCCAGATATGATTGTCTCGGGTATTAACTGCGGCGCTAATTTAGGCGATGATGTACTGTATTCAGGCACGGTTGCAGCAGCGATGGAAGGGCGTTTTTTGGGCTACCCAGCGATTGCCATTTCTTTGGTCTGTGATCATCGTGAACGACAGTATTTTGAAACAGCTGCGGCTATTGCTAAGCAAATTGTTGCTAAAGCGATTGCGGGTGGACTATCAAAGAAAACCATTTTGAACGTAAATGTACCAAACCTTCCTTTAGATCAGATCAAGGGCTTTAAAGTAACGCGCTTGGGGTATAGACATATTGCGGAGCAGATTGTTCCTAGCCAAGATCCGCGTGGCAATCAAATTTTTTGGATAGGGCCTGCAGGTGTTGAGCAAGATGGCGGTCCTGGAACTGATTTTCATGCAATAAAATCAGGTTATGTCTCTATTACGCCGATTAAGGTAGATTTAACCGATTTTGAAATGATGGATAAAATTGTAAATTGGTCGAACGGCTTGGTTTTCAGTTTGTAGTATTCTTTCTTGAAGTTTTATTTTTTGGCGTTGCATATATAATGGCAATGGAAACCTTAGGGATAAGGTCAAGGGGGCTGCATGTTTAGTTACCTTTATGGCAAAGTGATAAGCTGGGCAAAACACCAATATGCACCTTACTATTTGGTGGGCGTGAGTTTTGCTGAGTCTTCTGTTTTTCCTATACCACCTGATGTCATGTTAATCCCAATGGTATTAGGTAAGCCACTTCGTGCTTGGCATTATGCGCTCATTACAACCATTGCATCTGTTATGGGAGGGGTATTAGGTTACTTAATTGGTTATTTTGCATTTGAGACAATTCATCATTCATTTATTGTAGAATTTGGTTATGAAGCAAAATATCAACAAGTCGTTAATTGGTTTGATCGTCATGGATGGCTTGC is part of the Candidatus Berkiella cookevillensis genome and harbors:
- the ispF gene encoding 2-C-methyl-D-erythritol 2,4-cyclodiphosphate synthase; this encodes MRIGHGYDIHRLESNVQKNGIILGGIEIPYEKNFVAHSDGDVLIHALIDALLGAAGLGDIGQHFPDTDPKYKNADSRILLQNVLQKITKLNYCVNNVDITIIAEKPKLAPHISTMRECLAAELQISYADVNVKAKTNEQCDAVGHREAIVVFAVVTLLNDSLMEKVV
- the surE gene encoding 5'/3'-nucleotidase SurE, which codes for MSENTKTQILISNDDGVHAPGIAHLATSLSELADIIVVAPDRDRSAASNSLTLDQPLRVIKQPNGFYSVTGTPTDSVHIAITGWLDSHPDMIVSGINCGANLGDDVLYSGTVAAAMEGRFLGYPAIAISLVCDHRERQYFETAAAIAKQIVAKAIAGGLSKKTILNVNVPNLPLDQIKGFKVTRLGYRHIAEQIVPSQDPRGNQIFWIGPAGVEQDGGPGTDFHAIKSGYVSITPIKVDLTDFEMMDKIVNWSNGLVFSL
- a CDS encoding YqaA family protein — protein: MFSYLYGKVISWAKHQYAPYYLVGVSFAESSVFPIPPDVMLIPMVLGKPLRAWHYALITTIASVMGGVLGYLIGYFAFETIHHSFIVEFGYEAKYQQVVNWFDRHGWLAIAVAGSITPIPYKLFTIAAGAVKMPLWSFVIASMIGRASRFFLVAGLVKSLGKTLEERLLKYVDRIGWGFVILGLIIYIGYYVFKN